The window TCCCGCGACACATGCGTCGAGATTACGCCATCGCCCGTGCAGACGAGCTCGCTGCCAACACAGGATGACGAGCTGTGCTACCAAGAAAGAAAGAGGTCTTTCATGAGTGTTTTCAGGCATGCATTCGTGCCCAATCATGACCCGACCGAGCATCACCAGACTCAGCTTGTGTGTGAAATACCCGCCTTTCCACACCGCCCGCATTCCTCCTTGGGCGTGTAGCTAGCTGTAGGAGCAGAGTACTGCACAGCTTGCTAACGGGAGGTCCAGAGTCCCTTTGTTGACCTCACCCGCACCGCGCTGTGAGAGTGAGTGCCTCATCTCCTCTCAGCCATGTACGCCGTACACACGAATCTGACaatgcttgtacagtaataatattaaGTATTACTCGTTGACGGACGACCTCCGAGAACTTGctggtacttgtgcaagtgcttgcacctGCCCGCTCGGACATACGTACACCTCCGATAGGTCACACGTTGCTGTCAGTCGGCCGGAAAAAGCAGATGATGGCTGCTCAGCTCGATGCACAGCCTCGTGCAACCTAGACGGACGCATTGTGACgaattgtacggagtaattacatgtattaatGGATAGAAGGAACGAATTCCGACCACGCTGATGAGCAAAACACCTCTGGAGGCGCTTCGTCCAACCGGAATTCGATTACATAATCACCATACAAGTCATTGCCAGTATGACCGACGCGCGTACCCACACAGTGCACATGATCGACGCACCGTCCGCGCTGGTGTTGTCGACCTGCAGTTCGCATAGTAAGCAAACAATCTCCACACAGTTTTTCTTGCTGAGAAATACATGTTCTTACTGTGCAAGttgatgtacttgcatgtacaagtacactcTGCTTTTCGTTCACTTTACAGTACCTACACTACTCATACTGTACTAGTAAGCTTAGtactgcacaactacagAACAGTAGCAGtgttgtacacctacaagcactgtaagtacatacattGTAGTTGCACTTGAACATGcatggagtacaagtacttacatgtacacgtacgtactccgtgctgtaggCGATACTGGAACAcggaactccgtactctcgggaatatacatgtacagtacttcgtaggcctacaagtaagtactccgtactggcacATGCAGTTTTGTACCAACGGTGGCAGCACCCCtcgcgtacagtacagtacccaagtacttactgtacatgtactgtaagtacttgtatcgATACCTGCTAAAAGTGcccacctccccccccccccactgCGGCAACTGGCAACTGGCCACGCCGGCGGCTCTCGGAGGCACCTTCTTTGTTCCGAGGCTCCCCCCTCTCGCTCGCTTTTCTTTCACGTCAGCAGCCTCGATTCCCGTCTTGCGTACCTAATTTCTAGTTTTACTAATACTCGTAATCCTCGTCCGCAACCTCGAATGCTGAGTCAGAATCCGCAAGCAATGCAGCAGTCAACCGGTGCGAGCACGCAAGGTAAGTCGTCGATGGACCATTGATTGCACATTTCATTTTCCGCGCCTTTTCTCATTCTATCCCTTTGCTTCGattccttcccttccctGCCCTTCCCTTCTCCTCCGATCCGGGGAATCCTCATCCTGCTCTGCCAGCCAGCCGGCCAGCCAGCAACCAGCCTGCCATGCGCCCAAGGCCAGCCCTTGCGCTGCTCTGCTCTTGAgcccgtcgctcgccgtgcTGCGTGCCTTTTGTCATCACCCATTCACCCGATCCTACTGCACTGCCGTGCTGTCTGTCTACGGCAGGCCTCTGATTACCATCCCGAGCTTGCCAACCCCCCCCTTTCCTGCTGCTCTGCCCGGCGAAGCGCTGcagcatcctcctcctccatccctcCCCATCACCCTCATGTCCGCCGGCTGCCGCCACCCCTTCaccgcttcgccgccgccctcttGCTCTCCTTTGCACCTTCGCACCTTCGCGCCCGCTCTCGACGAAccccgctcgccgccgtcgcccactAGTATTCCCGTGCCGACGCGAGACCCCTGCTAacacgacggcaccgtccgCAGAGCAGCAACTGCGTGCGCAGCTCGAGCTCTTGCAAAACCACGACacctccgcctcgtccgccgcgaccgccgccgccgccggcgcaccCGACTCGAGTGCTGCCGCCTCTCGATCTCCCTTGTCGCGTCCAGCGAATGGATACgaggacctcgccgccgcttcaCACGACGCCGCTCGCGCCCTAGCTGCCAAGTCCGAAGCCGAGGCGCACATCCACCCCGACCTCCGAGGTCTCTCGAGCCAACGCGCACCGACCCCGAGCATGTTAACCATGGCCGCCCCCGCAGGACACAGCGCCGGTGCGACGGCAGGGCCAGCGCCGGTGGCacccatcgccgtcgcccctcAGCCCTTGTCCCCGGACCAAGACTCTGCCGAGGGCCGCAAGGCGAAGCGGGAGCTGTCCCAGTCGAAGCGCGCCGCCCAGAACAGAGCAGCACAGGTGAGGAGAGAATCCGGCGGCAAGCGGGTTGACGGCCTGTGCTGACCTGCCCTCCCCAGCGCGCCTTCCGTCAACGTAAGGAGGGCTACATCAAGAAGCTCGAGCTCCAGGTGCGCGAGTATGGCGAGATGGAGCAGACCTTCAAGCTCACACAGTCGGAAAACTACGTCCTCCGCGAGTACGTCGTTCATCTGCAGTCACGATTGCTCGACGTCCAGGGCGAGTaccccccgcccccgcccaACATCAACCTGGCGCAACCGCAACCCGCGGCCGCCCAGCCTTCGGCCGGCGCAACCCCGGAACAGGCCACCTCCCAGCCCTCCGCCGAGGCccccctcgaggccgtcgcccaggccgtcgccggacTTGCCGCCCAGGAACAGCTGGAGAATGAGAGGAAGCTGGCCTATGCCAACAgccgagccgacgaggacatgCGGTCGGCCGAAGAGATCAACAGGCAGCTCgagtcggcggccgacgggctCCCGCGGGTGTAGGCGCCCCCGGACATCGTTGCTGgccacccaccaccacccatcCATGAATGCGGCGTTCCAGGTGTTGGATGCGAACTTGCAGCAGCGTCATCTGCCAACGTGACAGCCGCGGGCCTTgggccttcctcggccgaggcggcagtCTTCGTGTATATTTCAAACGCTCTGCAGCGTGCGAGCGAGATGGATGCGGACGATGAATGACTGTGGCTGTGCTTATAAACCCCCCCCACAGCCGAGGCATCCTACTCCCCAGCGCCTTGCGGTGCCATGCGCACGACGAGCCTCGGTGGCCTTCCCCCTAATGTCTGGGTCGCAGGCATGTCACGATTGGAGCAGATTATCGACTCTAGCGACATTTCATTCCGTTTCATTTCAATTTCTTCTTCTACAGTTTGGCCGCAACTTGGTGACACGCACACGCGCGAGGGATGCGTGACACCATGCCCGAAATGATGATTGATTTGCAATGCAGGCCAGACTCCCCATCGCACGACCGGTCCGTGCATTACGCATATGAATTGCCCATGTCGTGTTCCTGGCATTCAGGTTAGCGTCGAGGTTCGTGGAGCAGTgttcggcggcgccggccaggagAGCCCGTCGACGTACCTTGATGTATTCGGGCCCCCTCTCCAGGTACTCGTCCCTCGAGATGGTGGCCTGCTTCCAGGCGGGCGAGCTGGCCCATCCGGCGGCGCCCTTCCAGGCGTCGAGGCAGGCATCCTGGGCGCGGCGGACGGCAAGCggcgcgtcggccggcagcagGGCGCGGAGCCCGTGGCGGACGCGCTCGTCAAAGTTGCAGAACAGGCTGTTGCCGCCCGTGAGGAAGACGTCGCGGAGGAAGAGgtggtcgtcgccgacgccgaaaCCTGCGAGCCGGTGGTTGAGGATGTCGCCGGCGATTtcgatgatgccggcctGGTCGAGACCGGCGATGGACGGCCGGAAGACGACCTCGGGCACGCGGATCCGCTCGACGTTGAGGTGCACCTGGCTGAGCTCGGCCTGGGTGCCGTCGAAAGGACGCGGCCCGCGGGCGAAGGCGTGGAGGAGGGACTTGGACCAGTCCGACTGCGCCTCCTGCGTCTGCTCGTAGTCGAACTCTGCGTCGTACTGGAGGAGGtcctgctcgagctgcttgaccgtcgccgcgaggtcttcctcctcctgctcgtcgtcgctgttcTCGCCCACGGTGATCTGCCTGTAGACGCcccagtcgtcgtcgttggcgccaaaggtgtcgtcgtcgccgccgcgccgccgttTCTTCGTCGGCGTGTCCGAGGCGAGATTGGCGATGCTCTTCATGCGTATCTGGGACGCGAGCGACTTGCGGTTGCCCAGGTCAGCCTTGAGACGGTCGCGCTCCTTGATCTTGGCGAGCGTCTCGAGCCGGGCCTGGCGCTTGTCCTGCAGCCAGGAGTCCAGGTCGTTCTCGCGCCGGTGCCtgtcctgctcctcctcggccaaaATGCGTGCCTTTTCGGCCTCCTTCTCGGTCTTGGCGCGCGCTCGAGCCTCGTGGTTGGACTTGACCAACCGTTGCTGGCGCTTCTGCTTCAgctgcgcctcgtcgagctggtcGTCGGGCACCTCCAAGAGGCTGAAGTCGggctcctcctgctcctcctccgggTCGCCGCCCAGATCCTTGATCCGGGCCTTCTTGATCGATTTTTCAAGCTCCTTGACGACCTTTTCGAGCTGGGCCTCGTCCTTGAAGTCGTGGCTGTCGAGCTGCCGTCGAATCTCCTTCttggtctcgtcgacgagccggcccTGCAGTTGCTTGTAGTACTCGAGGTCTTGCTCCTTCTTCATGAGCTTTTCCAGCCTCATCTTGGCTGCCTGCTCCTGGAGCCTTCGGCCGCTCTCCTTTTTGCGCTCGGCGATGCGAGcaagctcctcctccgtcttctGGACGATGATTTCTTCGGTATAGGGATACTGGATGACGACGTCTCGATCCTCGAGACCGGTCCAGTCGAGGTAGGTGCGGATCTCGTTGTCGTAATCCTTGGAGACGTAGAAGTGATCGCGGATCATGTTCTCGGCCTGGGACACGTTCATCTTGCCGGTGAAGGCAGGGTACTTGAGCCGGATGAGTTTCAGGAGGTACTCGGCGCCGTGGTAGCCGCCCCAGTTTAGCCTGATGGCCTGGGAGAGCATCGCTTTCGAGTTGCTGACTGGTATCACGTGGGTGGAGGTGTaggaggacgagacgacgaggcccgtGCTGCCCTCGTTGTGGCGGTACGAGAACAGCGAATCGATGCCGTACGCGAGGGAGGGCGCGCCGTAGCATTCGAACAGGATCTCAGTCATGGCTGCCAACGACAAGTCAGCGAGCGGGTCCCCTCTCACCGGGCCGCCGGACAGGACTGACATTTCCTCGAGTACGGCAGGTTTGCGACAGCTTCGGTCATGACGACGGGGAAATCGATGGAGCCCGAAGCATCGTTCAAGCCGAGCTTGAGGAAGATGTAGTCGAAGACGTGTTCCATGACGTCCCAGTTGCTGACGATGCCCgtgccggcctcgaaggcGTTTCGAATGTGGCCCTTGGCGGTCGTGTCGGCGTAGCAGTCGTTGCCGGCAAAGGAAAAGGTCTTGCCGAGCTTTCGGTCGCGGTACTTGGACATGATGGGGGGCATGCTGAGGCGCGGCTTGGAATCGAACGACCACCCGGCGCGGACGGTGGAGGAGCCTGGAAGCGAGGTTAGCGGGAGAAGGGTGCAACGGGTTCCCGGCGCGCGTCTGGCTACGGACCGttgtcgatgacgatgactGCGCCGCCGGGTTCGTCGAGCGCTCGCTGGCGGCCATTCTCCTGCGGGGGGAGGTATTTCTCGAATCGGGTTTCCTTGACGGGGAACACTTTGGCGTCCGGGTACGTCCTCCCCTCCGGCGGCGCAGAGGCCTGATTGTTGACGGCCGCGGGCGCCATGAAGATGGGGGGACGGGAATCGAGGTCGAGGGTCGAGGATCGAGGGTCGAGGATGGGGAGCGGAAGCGTTGTCGCAGAGCGAGAATTAGGCGTTCATGGCGAGAGGGGGACGAGCCCTGATACCGAACTCGACGCGCACAAAATGGTCAGTCCACGGATTTCGATGCGTACCAGATGTCGGTTGGGACACGAGTTTTTGTCGTGGCGTTGGTCAACGGGAGGTgacgaggcgagggcgaatGTCTAAAAGCTGTCGCTGGAGTGGTGGTGTTGGAAGTGTAGTTGAGTTAGTTGAGTGTACATGCTAGCAGGTACTCTGGTAATTAGTGTACAGTACCCTACACCTACTATGTTGCTGTTATACCACTTTGGAGCACCCCTGGTCTCCTACACCTAACTGCGACGACTGGTGAATACCAAGTGCGGAGGGCAGTCCGTGGAATATTATCTGTACCGCCGACCTAGCATCTTCCTCAATTTAGTGTCCATGAAAGTGACCTCAAGAGAGATGAATACATTTTGAAACTCACTGTACCTAACactactgtacgtactggAAGTACGTGCTGTTGACGAAGGGCTGAGaggagcgtcgtcgtctcgtacTACGTACAGTCCTTCAGTCACCACACATCGTGACGGCTTCGATGGAAACGAGAAAATATATTTCAAGCGCATGCACCCATTCAGTGTAGCTGGTAAAAATGTATGCCTACGAGGAACAATAGTCCTAATACCTAACTGGCACTGGGTGGTATtgcctacagtacctgcCAGGATGCCTCCAATACCGTCTCGGATGACAGGTAATTTACATGCACCCGCACGCTCCCATGGAAGCGCAGTGAGCAGATGACACCTGACAAGCAGGCATGGGGCCATATCGGAATGCGATGGAATTCTTGCCATCGCCGTCATAATATTCATCGTTCATAGCTTCGTAATTTCAgcttcggcgtcggctcTGCCTCCCCCGTCCATTGGTGGCGAGTGATGCGGCATCGCGCACCAACGACAACTGGAGAATAGTCAAGGTCATGACGGCGGTTTGAGGTTGTCCGTTGCTGTGGACAAGCATCTTCGTTAGCGCGAAAGGACTCAAGGCCGGACGAGTCGTAGACGAACCTTCGAGATGAAATAGGACGTTGGATTGGTAGTTCTTGAACATCTGTGCCACCAGTTCGACGTTCATGTTTTGAATGTTGATGTCCTTGATGTTTGTTGCGTTAGGTGCGTCCAAGTCATCCCAGGGGGAGCTTTGCCGGCTGCACTCACCTGGAGAGTCTTGttcatgacgacgacggcttcgttGAGCTTCTCCTGCGGTTCGGCGTTAGCGGTGCTTCCTTTGGCCCAACGGATGATGCGTACCACGTTGGTGACGATGCGGGACAGCAAAAGGTTCTGCTGATGCTCATGAGGGCTCTCCTATATCCTTCATCAGCTCTGCATCGCACATCTAGCCATGACGAACGGAGCGTCCCCACCATTGCATTCCGTGGGAGGCGCTGCGAGTCTGTCGAAGGTGAAGTTGGTTGTTGTTTGGTGGTGGGGAGAGCGCGTCGTAGCAGGGTCGTGCAGcgtgtactcggtactagTGGTAAAGTACGCACTACTGTGGCGAGTTTtcagtaggtactaaggcaGTATTCGCAGTTGATTTCAGAGTATGTAAGTagtgcagtacagcactccgtaattactccgtacagttaGTTATACTTGttccttgtactccgtacaacaatTACTTACTACGGAGTGGAGGAGTAGGTTAGGCATCATCGCATAATACAAACTGCTATCAGCACTAATTACTGCCAGGCATCGGCAAGTTCGACGTTTCATCGCCACCGACCTCGGCCGTATCCTTTTCCTCGCATCTTCGCCCACACGCACGCACTGCCACGGGCCAAGCATCCGTACGCagcgacctcggcctcgctcgccctccTACCGCCCTTCCGGTGCaccgcttcctcgacacGACACACACGATGGCGGCACCGACCGAGGCGCAGCTTCAGCACCAGCGACtcatcgagcagctcgacatTCACTCCATCCACAAGTCCTTCCGCAACCCCAACTGGCGGCCCAATCAGCGGCGGAACAAGAACCTCAAAGCCATAGTGGGCGACGCTTCGAGGAAGGAAGCATCTTCCGTCGCCACCCCTCAGGACGGCTCCGGAGCGgccacgccggccgacgacggactgTCGACGAGCGGAACGTCGacaccggcgacggcgaacggcggcggccccccTCCGAACCTCGCACAGGCGTCGCGCAGCCTGTCGAAGCTCGTGCTGGAGAAGAGCCTCGTGCTCGACAAGGGCGTCAAGATGGGAAccatgacggcgccgagcgcGACGTATACGAATATcgagtcggcgccgtcgctgGCGCACTCGAAGCACTACTGCGACGTCACCGGCCTCCCGGCGCCGTACATCGACCCGAAGACGCGGCTGCGATACCACGACAAGGAGATATTCGGCCTCATCCGGGCTCTGCcgcagccggcgacggagctgTACCTCGAGGCGCGAGGCGCCCACACGGTGCTGAAGTGATCAGGCACGGTCGTCGCGTGCAAGAAGCATCGTTGGATGCCGTGCAGGTACGATGCACGACGGAGCTTCGAAGAGCACGGGGCCGGGCCCCGGAGCACTACGGCTACGGCTACGTCGAGGTCTacgtgacgacgacgagcgaggaggaACGACGTGTCCGACCAACAAAGTCAAGCCCCAACTATGCACCCCGAGCCTCTCGGCAGGGGGATGGCAGATGACGCTCCGGCTTAATCGTGATCGAGGAGGTTTGTTCTTTGCCAGGTCGACAGAGTACCGAGACGGTGCGGGAGACACGTCTCAGTTGCCGAAGCGGAGAgcttggccgtcgtggcaTGTGCGAATGGATATTTTCGGGTTTTAGCAAGCAGCGTGGCCAAGTCAAGAATGCGAGCGATAATGCAGGCAACAATGCATTCCCATGACTGCCCTGGCCGTTCTTTGCATGTCCTGCCCGTCCCATCGACGGCCACTTGGCTTCAGAGCGTCTTGAAGAACACATGGCTCTCCGTCGGGGTTCGAGAGACCGCCCCTGGTCGATGACTTTTCCTCGATGGCAGCTGGTAACGCGTATGCGCGGGGGAGCAGGGATAGCTCGAAATGCGAGGCGATGCCATGCTCGAACATGCCAGGACCTGAATGAGCGGCACGACAATGGCATctcggtgcggtgcggtgcgtgTTCGCGGGTCGAGGTAGGGGAGCAGAGCAATGGGCTAGGTTGGTCgttgtactgtgcagtacggagtagtataCAAGTGGTTGGGGTCTACGTGCAGGCTCGGGAAGCAAAAATTGCAATTTATTCCACCAACTGTTGGTGGGCCCTCGCCtattacctactacctaggtaggtgtacggcgtacttgtactttacTTAgcagcatgtactgtaggcgtgCTGtttaatacttgtacactgtcatgtgcaggtacggagtattaattactccgtattacttgatACAGGTGCGGAGCACGGAGTCTTACCACAATTTATTACTTGAAAGTTCGCGCCTActtaagcacagtacttgttcaGTACTATtcggagtaataattacagtgcACACTGTACGTTTTCGTGCACATGTAAAATACCTTCGCAAACagcaagtaggtacagtaagtgtatATGAAAGCGTGCTCAACTCTACGAttggcactccgtacagcatactgtacaactactccgtacgagcagTTGCATGCCGAGTGCGACTATGTTCCGAGTGCGACTGTCCGTACGACTTATTACACTGTATTTGCTCTGAGTACCAACTAGCAAGCAGTCCTTGGACAAGTACCTCAACTAATGCGTCTACAGTATTACGTGTACGAGCGAGTACCTTGGTAGGCAGTAAGCAactacgtacaagtaggccAGTACTagcactgtacaagtatatgCATTAATACTCGTAATACTTCCGATTATCAGACCGGGTTCTTGTATCTGCCCGGTACTTTGGAGGAGGGCCGTCTGCGGCGTGTTGCTCATGGGAGGTTGtatggagtattaataccaaCCGGGTGatgcttacaagtacggtagggtacagcacagcatagcacggcacagcacagcacagcacagcacggcacagtacagtacttacagtacagtactccgtagtagtGCAAAGGTACTGATTGAACACCTAGGCCCGAGAACGGActacgtacctgtactgttGGTAGGAGGCATCACATTGACACCTCCTGTACGGCGTGAGCCGCGTACaacaaagtacatgcaagtattaatactgcactCCGTCCGTACAAGTAAACACCTAGTAGGAGGTACTCGAGCTCCAATTATTCTGCGCCGTCCTAGTATTACAAGTAATCACTGGACAATACAGGTGTACTGCAGCCCGTAGCAGCCCGTAGGCGTAGGCGTCCATGTGccacttacaagtactgtaggtacatcGCTTGCACcccatactccgtacaccgtaAGGAGACAATCCAACGTTCACTCATCACAAAAGGCTGCTGGATCCGAAGGTTATTATAAAGAGGACAGGGAGAACATGGTTTAgccagggcagggcagggcaccTCACTGCCGAGCTCAGGGTACGTAAATGAAAGAATCATTTCCAACGGTTGCGAGCCTCCTTCAATACTGCACAATATCTTGCCGACAGGGGCAGCAAGCGAAGCGACCGGGATGAGCAAGCCAAGTGCCGTTTCTCAAGCCCTCTGCcggaagcaagtacagcacatgtcATATGCtattactcgtacttgcGCAGTATTATTACCAAGGCAAAGCAGCCTCAAGTCAACCAAATATTACTCATTATCATGGAACACAAaatgcttgtactccgtaatgccGGGCTTTGTTcggtacgtgtacggagtactccgtacaaccaTTCCGCAtggacaagtacttacgcctacttagtactccgtaagtacacctgcttgtaATACAATCATTTACTCCAGTACAGTCTAGATCACCcagcacttgcactgtactaATTACTAGACGCAAAGCGGCGGTGCGCGTCCAGGCTAAAATGTGGCTTGTGCTACCATTTCGCGCGAACAAGGTGTCCTCGTACCAAAGTAATGGACCGGAGAGACTAGAGTACTCCCGACATGTACTCTCTGcgcggtacggagtatggagtgaCAAGGATTAATATTGTTAGCCGCTGCCAACTTCTCGTCCATTCTTGCGACAAGACGACTCGCAAGTAATATTTGTAT of the Drechmeria coniospora strain ARSEF 6962 chromosome 01, whole genome shotgun sequence genome contains:
- a CDS encoding transmembrane protein, yielding MSAGCRHPFTASPPPSCSPLHLRTFAPALDEPRSPPSPTKQQLRAQLELLQNHDTSASSAATAAAAGAPDSSAAASRSPLSRPANGYEDLAAASHDAARALAAKSEAEAHIHPDLRGLSSQRAPTPSMLTMAAPAGHSAGATAGPAPVAPIAVAPQPLSPDQDSAEGRKAKRELSQSKRAAQNRAAQRAFRQRKEGYIKKLELQVREYGEMEQTFKLTQSENYVLREYVVHLQSRLLDVQGEYPPPPPNINLAQPQPAAAQPSAGATPEQATSQPSAEAPLEAVAQAVAGLAAQEQLENERKLAYANSRADEDMRSAEEINRQLESAADGLPRV
- a CDS encoding Actin-related protein, ARP5 class, yielding MAPAAVNNQASAPPEGRTYPDAKVFPVKETRFEKYLPPQENGRQRALDEPGGAVIVIDNGSSTVRAGWSFDSKPRLSMPPIMSKYRDRKLGKTFSFAGNDCYADTTAKGHIRNAFEAGTGIVSNWDVMEHVFDYIFLKLGLNDASGSIDFPVVMTEAVANLPYSRKSMTEILFECYGAPSLAYGIDSLFSYRHNEGSTGLVVSSSYTSTHVIPVSNSKAMLSQAIRLNWGGYHGAEYLLKLIRLKYPAFTGKMNVSQAENMIRDHFYVSKDYDNEIRTYLDWTGLEDRDVVIQYPYTEEIIVQKTEEELARIAERKKESGRRLQEQAAKMRLEKLMKKEQDLEYYKQLQGRLVDETKKEIRRQLDSHDFKDEAQLEKVVKELEKSIKKARIKDLGGDPEEEQEEPDFSLLEVPDDQLDEAQLKQKRQQRLVKSNHEARARAKTEKEAEKARILAEEEQDRHRRENDLDSWLQDKRQARLETLAKIKERDRLKADLGNRKSLASQIRMKSIANLASDTPTKKRRRGGDDDTFGANDDDWGVYRQITVGENSDDEQEEEDLAATVKQLEQDLLQYDAEFDYEQTQEAQSDWSKSLLHAFARGPRPFDGTQAELSQVHLNVERIRVPEVVFRPSIAGLDQAGIIEIAGDILNHRLAGFGVGDDHLFLRDVFLTGGNSLFCNFDERVRHGLRALLPADAPLAVRRAQDACLDAWKGAAGWASSPAWKQATISRDEYLERGPEYIKEHDMGNSYA